A DNA window from Deltaproteobacteria bacterium contains the following coding sequences:
- a CDS encoding co-chaperone GroES, whose product MIKGGKSAFLMPLDDRLLVEKLVASDRTPGGLYIPDMAQERPTKGKVIAVGKGHRDAKGRIRPLDVKVGDVVLFTQWSGSEIELDGATFLIMRETDLLGVSTD is encoded by the coding sequence ATGATCAAAGGCGGGAAGTCGGCCTTTCTTATGCCACTCGACGATCGACTACTTGTTGAAAAGCTCGTCGCGAGCGATCGCACTCCGGGGGGACTCTATATTCCCGACATGGCGCAAGAACGCCCAACAAAGGGAAAAGTGATTGCGGTTGGAAAAGGTCATCGCGACGCCAAGGGTCGAATTCGGCCGCTTGATGTCAAAGTTGGCGACGTCGTTTTGTTTACGCAGTGGTCAGGTTCTGAAATCGAGCTCGATGGCGCGACTTTTTTGATTATGCGAGAAACAGATCTTCTTGGAGTTTCAACGGATTAA